From Bordetella flabilis, the proteins below share one genomic window:
- a CDS encoding phosphoribosyl-ATP diphosphatase, protein MSDIDPRSAAVLARVADMLATRRPDRGGDPATSYAAKLLSKGPDAFLKKIGEEATELVMAAKDGVPARIVSETADLWFHCLVALTHYNLRPEDVLAELARREGLSGLAEKAARPAD, encoded by the coding sequence ATGAGCGATATCGACCCGCGCAGCGCCGCTGTCCTGGCGCGCGTCGCCGACATGCTGGCGACTCGCCGCCCGGACCGCGGAGGCGATCCCGCGACCTCCTACGCCGCCAAGCTGCTGTCCAAGGGACCTGACGCCTTCTTGAAGAAGATAGGCGAGGAAGCGACCGAACTCGTCATGGCGGCCAAGGATGGCGTGCCCGCGCGCATCGTCAGCGAAACCGCGGATCTCTGGTTTCACTGCCTGGTGGCCCTGACTCATTACAATCTGCGGCCGGAAGACGTGCTGGCCGAACTGGCGCGGCGCGAAGGCCTGTCGGGCCTGGCCGAAAAAGCCGCCCGGCCGGCCGACTGA
- a CDS encoding helix-turn-helix transcriptional regulator: protein MANRLRTLMRWRGIRSQRQLARLSGVPQTSIHRILSRAEGYLPALDTLSRLARALGTTVTWLNDGDASASSTPQAQEPPHLREPQAGRQYHPECGGDAAELHMLMARLSEPERRHIVALVRLLADRPTWGAGDARRFSPSTPSGGRRAERTR, encoded by the coding sequence ATGGCGAACCGGTTGCGAACCCTGATGCGCTGGCGTGGCATACGCAGCCAACGACAACTGGCACGCCTTTCCGGCGTACCGCAGACCTCCATCCACCGCATTCTGAGCCGCGCCGAAGGGTATCTGCCGGCGCTCGACACGCTGTCGCGCCTGGCGCGTGCCCTCGGCACCACCGTCACCTGGCTGAACGATGGCGACGCCAGTGCGTCCTCCACGCCGCAGGCGCAGGAACCGCCGCACCTGCGCGAGCCGCAAGCCGGACGCCAGTACCACCCGGAATGCGGAGGCGACGCGGCCGAACTCCACATGCTGATGGCGCGGCTTTCCGAACCCGAGCGCCGCCACATCGTCGCCCTGGTGCGCCTGCTGGCGGATCGCCCTACCTGGGGCGCTGGGGACGCACGCCGATTCTCACCTTCAACTCCATCGGGCGGCCGCCGCGCAGAACGGACACGGTGA
- the tatC gene encoding twin-arginine translocase subunit TatC, with protein sequence MSHLIELRTRLLRAVAAVAVIFIILFIYPGASVIYDILARPMLASLPEGTRMIATGVITPFMVPVKVTLMASFVLALPVVLWQAWAFVAPGLYRHEKRLALPLIVSSTLLFLGGMAFCYFVVFRTVFHFIATFAPQSITPAPDIEAYLSFVMTMFLAFGITFEVPVAVVLLVKAGIVDVKKLSSARGYVVVGAFVIAAVVTPPDVVSQFLLAVPLCLLFEIGLICARMISKPNKPESDGENALTERH encoded by the coding sequence ATGTCGCACCTGATCGAGCTGCGTACGCGGCTGCTGCGTGCCGTGGCGGCGGTGGCCGTCATCTTCATCATCCTGTTCATCTACCCGGGCGCCTCGGTCATCTACGACATCCTCGCGCGCCCCATGCTGGCCTCCCTGCCCGAAGGCACCCGCATGATCGCGACCGGCGTCATCACGCCCTTCATGGTGCCCGTCAAGGTCACGCTGATGGCCTCGTTCGTGCTGGCCCTGCCGGTGGTGCTGTGGCAGGCCTGGGCCTTCGTCGCGCCGGGCCTGTACCGCCACGAAAAACGGCTGGCGCTGCCGCTCATCGTATCCAGCACGCTGCTGTTCCTCGGCGGCATGGCGTTCTGCTATTTCGTCGTCTTCCGCACCGTCTTTCATTTCATCGCCACGTTCGCGCCGCAGTCCATCACGCCCGCGCCGGACATCGAAGCCTACCTCAGCTTCGTCATGACCATGTTCCTGGCCTTCGGCATCACCTTCGAGGTACCGGTGGCGGTGGTCCTGCTGGTCAAGGCAGGCATCGTGGACGTGAAGAAACTCAGCAGCGCGCGCGGCTACGTGGTCGTCGGCGCCTTCGTCATCGCCGCTGTCGTGACGCCGCCGGACGTCGTCAGCCAGTTCCTGCTTGCCGTGCCGCTCTGCCTGCTATTCGAGATCGGGCTCATCTGCGCGCGCATGATTTCCAAGCCGAACAAACCGGAAAGCGACGGCGAAAACGCGCTGACCGAACGGCACTGA
- a CDS encoding Nif3-like dinuclear metal center hexameric protein: protein MNRIDTSELAAWLDQTLQPGRFRDYCPNGLQVEGKASIGHIIAGVTASEALLRAAIARGADAVLVHHGWFWKNEDPRVRGTRRTRLALALAHDLNLFAYHLPLDAHPLLGNNAQLARVLGLQPDTDSTGAPRTCGADGLVWLGSAPGIQTFGQLAARVQERLHRAPQAIGDPERPIRRIAWCTGGAQGMLTEAVDAGADAYITGEISEPTVHLARETGVGFLAAGHHATERYGAQALGAAIAAQFNIRVDFVDIDNPV, encoded by the coding sequence ATGAACAGAATCGATACCAGTGAATTGGCCGCTTGGCTGGATCAGACCCTGCAGCCGGGACGGTTCAGGGATTACTGCCCAAACGGGTTGCAGGTGGAGGGCAAGGCGTCGATCGGCCATATTATCGCGGGCGTCACGGCTTCGGAGGCCTTGTTGCGCGCAGCCATCGCCCGCGGCGCCGACGCGGTGCTGGTGCACCACGGCTGGTTCTGGAAGAACGAGGACCCACGCGTGCGAGGAACCCGCCGCACCCGGCTGGCCCTGGCGCTGGCGCATGACCTGAACCTGTTCGCCTACCACCTGCCGCTGGATGCGCACCCTTTGCTCGGTAATAACGCGCAACTCGCCCGCGTGCTGGGCTTGCAGCCGGACACCGATTCCACCGGAGCACCCCGCACATGCGGCGCCGACGGCCTGGTCTGGCTGGGCTCCGCCCCGGGCATCCAGACTTTCGGGCAACTGGCCGCGCGCGTGCAGGAACGACTGCACCGGGCTCCGCAAGCCATCGGCGACCCCGAACGGCCCATCCGCCGGATCGCCTGGTGCACCGGCGGCGCGCAGGGAATGCTGACGGAGGCGGTGGATGCGGGTGCCGACGCCTACATCACGGGCGAAATCTCGGAGCCCACCGTGCATCTGGCGCGCGAGACGGGTGTCGGATTCCTGGCGGCCGGGCACCATGCCACCGAACGCTACGGCGCCCAGGCGCTGGGTGCCGCCATCGCCGCCCAATTCAATATCCGTGTCGACTTCGTCGATATCGACAACCCGGTATAG
- a CDS encoding S1C family serine protease: protein MRRLWLIFAQTVTVSLAILFVVSTLRPDWLRLSEPSLPSTPGPGPAGSAGSADAAMALSFAPAVARAAPAVVNVYTAKHVDVPLIPLPDDPIIRELLGQVPGASRRHESTSLGSGVIVEDRYVLTNYHVVEAADAIEVALADGRESSAQVVGADPETDLAVLKLPAQIGELPVASLGNDGSLKVGDIVLAIGNPFGVGQTTTQGIVSALGRSSLGLNTYENFIQTDAAINPGNSGGALIDQHGNVVGINTAIYSQTGGSLGIGFAVPIDTARSVMEEIVRSGSVRRGWLGVEPQDLTPELARAFKLSSPRGAIIAGVMRDGPAGRGGIRVGDIVLSIDGNDVQNTASMLAMVALLPPGQVVTVSVLRGGRPMELKVRIGVRPQRPR, encoded by the coding sequence ATGCGTCGACTCTGGCTGATATTTGCCCAGACCGTAACGGTCAGTCTAGCCATTCTATTCGTGGTCAGTACCTTGCGGCCGGACTGGCTGCGCCTGTCCGAGCCCTCCCTGCCAAGCACGCCGGGACCGGGCCCCGCGGGGAGCGCCGGATCGGCCGACGCGGCCATGGCCCTGAGCTTCGCGCCCGCCGTGGCGCGTGCCGCGCCGGCCGTGGTGAACGTCTACACCGCCAAGCATGTGGACGTGCCGCTGATCCCACTGCCCGACGATCCCATCATTCGCGAGCTGCTGGGCCAGGTGCCGGGCGCCAGCCGGCGCCATGAGTCGACCAGCCTGGGGTCCGGCGTGATCGTGGAGGACCGCTACGTCCTCACGAATTACCACGTCGTGGAAGCGGCCGACGCCATCGAGGTGGCGCTGGCAGATGGCCGCGAGAGCTCCGCCCAGGTCGTGGGCGCCGATCCGGAAACCGATCTTGCCGTCCTCAAGCTACCGGCCCAAATTGGCGAACTCCCCGTGGCCAGCCTTGGCAACGACGGATCGTTGAAGGTCGGCGACATCGTCCTGGCCATCGGCAACCCTTTCGGCGTCGGCCAGACCACGACCCAAGGCATCGTGTCGGCGCTGGGGCGCAGCAGCCTCGGCTTGAACACCTACGAGAACTTCATCCAGACCGATGCCGCCATCAACCCGGGGAATTCCGGTGGCGCGCTGATCGACCAGCACGGCAACGTGGTGGGAATCAACACGGCGATCTATTCGCAGACCGGTGGGTCGCTGGGCATCGGTTTCGCCGTGCCGATCGACACGGCGCGCTCGGTGATGGAAGAAATCGTGCGCAGCGGCTCGGTGCGTCGCGGCTGGCTGGGAGTCGAGCCGCAGGATCTGACGCCAGAACTGGCGCGCGCGTTCAAGTTGAGCAGTCCGCGCGGCGCCATCATCGCGGGCGTCATGCGCGATGGCCCGGCGGGGCGCGGCGGTATCCGGGTCGGTGACATCGTCCTGAGCATCGACGGCAACGATGTGCAGAACACCGCTTCGATGCTGGCGATGGTCGCCTTGCTGCCGCCGGGGCAGGTGGTCACCGTGTCCGTTCTGCGCGGCGGCCGCCCGATGGAGTTGAAGGTGAGAATCGGCGTGCGTCCCCAGCGCCCCAGGTAG
- the tatA gene encoding Sec-independent protein translocase subunit TatA: protein MGSFSIWHWLIVLVIVALIFGTKKLRNIGSDLGGAVKGFKEGMRDANGNPVDPADPAVQQRVSGDTIDVQAKEKTHS, encoded by the coding sequence ATGGGCAGTTTTAGCATCTGGCATTGGCTGATCGTTCTGGTCATCGTGGCGCTGATTTTCGGCACCAAGAAACTGCGCAATATCGGCAGCGACCTCGGCGGGGCGGTCAAGGGCTTCAAGGAAGGCATGCGCGATGCCAACGGCAACCCGGTCGATCCGGCGGATCCAGCGGTCCAGCAACGCGTGTCTGGCGACACGATCGACGTCCAGGCCAAGGAAAAAACGCATTCCTGA
- the hisI gene encoding phosphoribosyl-AMP cyclohydrolase, with protein MNNDPAWLADVVFDDQGLIPAIAQDADTGQVLMVAWMNRESLAETAASGRAVYWSRSRQRLWRKGEESGHTQQVHELRLDCDGDVVLLKVVQQGGIACHTGRASCFFRRLDEQDGQQRWHTTDPVLKDPELIYK; from the coding sequence ATGAACAATGATCCCGCCTGGCTGGCCGACGTCGTCTTCGACGACCAGGGCCTGATTCCCGCCATTGCCCAGGATGCCGACACCGGACAGGTACTCATGGTGGCCTGGATGAACCGCGAATCGCTGGCCGAAACCGCCGCCAGCGGACGCGCGGTGTATTGGTCCCGCTCGCGCCAGCGCCTGTGGCGCAAGGGCGAGGAATCCGGCCATACGCAGCAGGTGCACGAACTGCGGCTGGACTGCGACGGCGATGTGGTCCTGCTCAAGGTGGTACAACAGGGTGGCATCGCCTGCCATACCGGCCGTGCGAGCTGCTTCTTTCGCCGGCTGGACGAACAGGATGGGCAGCAGCGCTGGCACACCACCGACCCGGTCCTCAAGGACCCGGAGCTGATCTACAAATGA
- the tatB gene encoding Sec-independent protein translocase protein TatB, with protein MFDVSFSELMVIGVIALIVIGPERLPKVARTVGHLLGRAQRYVNDVKSDIRREIELDDLRKFKSEMEDAAQSVHTSLRDVGTSLQEPAQALRQELEDTAKAATSAVSTHTEPAAAPAPMAVPDPAAPAVAHAATTPHGAPAGSAAASGPTPGPTPAAPATSVAPAATAAPTSPAPQAATPASPSPTGTAT; from the coding sequence ATGTTTGATGTCAGTTTCTCAGAACTGATGGTGATCGGCGTGATCGCGCTGATCGTCATCGGACCGGAACGTCTGCCCAAAGTCGCACGCACCGTCGGGCATCTGCTCGGCCGCGCGCAGCGCTATGTCAACGACGTGAAAAGCGACATCCGGCGCGAAATCGAGCTGGACGACCTGCGCAAGTTCAAGAGCGAAATGGAAGACGCCGCCCAGTCGGTGCACACCTCGCTGCGGGACGTCGGGACCTCGCTGCAGGAACCGGCCCAGGCCTTGCGCCAGGAGCTCGAGGACACCGCCAAGGCGGCGACCAGCGCGGTATCCACGCATACGGAGCCTGCGGCAGCGCCGGCGCCCATGGCCGTACCGGACCCGGCGGCGCCCGCGGTCGCCCACGCCGCCACGACGCCGCACGGCGCCCCGGCCGGCTCCGCGGCAGCGTCCGGGCCGACACCGGGTCCGACACCGGCAGCGCCGGCAACCTCGGTCGCACCGGCCGCGACGGCCGCTCCAACATCTCCCGCACCGCAGGCCGCGACGCCCGCTTCTCCATCCCCTACGGGTACCGCAACGTGA
- the petA gene encoding ubiquinol-cytochrome c reductase iron-sulfur subunit, with protein sequence MSQTTMYPDDEGAAPINLPPDPSRRFWVTTACALGGVAGVATAVPFVGTFAPSAKARAAGAPVEVDVAGIPAGQMVTVEWRGKPVWILRRSPEQLEELKKDTSLLADPNSQRPGFTPKYAENEYRSRKPDLFVCVGICTHLGCSPHQQADVAPGIDGFLCPCHGSTFDLAGRVFKNVPAPDNLEVPPYQYLSDNRIIIGVDEDNKA encoded by the coding sequence ATGAGTCAGACTACGATGTATCCCGATGACGAAGGCGCAGCCCCCATCAATCTGCCCCCTGACCCATCGAGACGTTTCTGGGTAACGACGGCCTGTGCCCTGGGTGGCGTGGCCGGCGTAGCAACTGCGGTGCCGTTCGTCGGCACCTTCGCCCCGTCCGCCAAGGCGCGCGCCGCCGGCGCACCGGTGGAAGTGGACGTCGCCGGCATCCCGGCCGGACAAATGGTCACAGTGGAATGGCGCGGCAAGCCGGTCTGGATACTGCGCCGCTCTCCCGAACAGCTCGAAGAGCTCAAGAAAGACACGTCCCTGCTCGCGGATCCCAACTCCCAGCGGCCCGGTTTCACGCCCAAATACGCGGAAAACGAGTACCGCTCGCGCAAGCCGGACCTGTTCGTCTGCGTCGGCATCTGCACCCACCTCGGTTGCTCGCCACACCAGCAGGCGGATGTCGCGCCCGGCATCGACGGTTTCCTTTGCCCCTGCCACGGCTCCACCTTCGACCTGGCGGGCCGGGTCTTCAAGAACGTGCCGGCGCCGGACAACCTGGAGGTGCCGCCGTATCAGTATCTCAGCGACAACCGCATCATCATCGGCGTCGATGAAGACAACAAGGCCTGA
- the mscL gene encoding large conductance mechanosensitive channel protein MscL, with product MSKATGVLKDFRNFAVKGNAVDLAVGVIIGAAFGRIVDSLVKDIVMPLINFVLGGAVDFSNKFLVLSMPPNYTGPMTYADLTKAGANVFAWGNFITIVINFVLLAFIIFWMVKAVARARTHLDAAPAGTPADVQLLREIRDLLKEQRGAAPERTSTP from the coding sequence ATGAGCAAAGCGACCGGTGTACTCAAGGACTTCCGCAATTTCGCCGTCAAGGGCAATGCTGTCGATCTGGCCGTCGGCGTGATTATTGGCGCCGCCTTCGGAAGAATCGTGGATTCGCTGGTGAAGGACATCGTGATGCCCCTGATCAACTTCGTACTGGGCGGAGCGGTCGACTTTTCCAACAAGTTCCTGGTGCTCTCCATGCCGCCCAACTATACCGGGCCCATGACATACGCCGACTTGACGAAAGCCGGCGCCAATGTCTTCGCCTGGGGCAATTTCATCACCATCGTGATCAATTTCGTCCTGCTCGCATTCATCATTTTCTGGATGGTCAAGGCCGTGGCAAGGGCCCGCACGCATCTGGACGCAGCTCCCGCTGGCACGCCGGCCGATGTGCAACTGCTGCGCGAGATCCGCGACCTGCTGAAGGAGCAGCGCGGAGCGGCGCCTGAGCGCACCTCGACGCCGTAG
- a CDS encoding histidine triad nucleotide-binding protein, with protein sequence MSDNCIFCKIGRGDIPANKVYEDEEFVAFHDINPAAPVHLLLIPRRHIASLQEITPDDAGWLGRMVALAPRLALDNGCNPGAEGGFRLLANSGAEGGQEVPHLHFHIIGGSRPWKGRAAPNA encoded by the coding sequence ATGAGCGACAACTGCATCTTCTGCAAGATCGGACGCGGCGACATCCCGGCCAACAAGGTGTACGAGGACGAAGAATTCGTCGCCTTCCACGACATCAACCCCGCCGCGCCGGTGCACCTGCTGCTCATCCCTCGCCGCCACATTGCATCGCTCCAGGAGATTACGCCCGACGATGCCGGCTGGTTGGGTAGAATGGTGGCATTGGCGCCGCGCCTGGCGCTGGACAACGGCTGCAACCCCGGAGCCGAGGGCGGCTTCCGCCTGCTTGCCAATTCCGGCGCGGAAGGCGGCCAGGAAGTGCCGCATCTGCATTTCCACATCATTGGCGGTTCGCGTCCTTGGAAAGGCCGCGCAGCCCCGAACGCATGA